One part of the Kryptolebias marmoratus isolate JLee-2015 linkage group LG2, ASM164957v2, whole genome shotgun sequence genome encodes these proteins:
- the LOC108244723 gene encoding transcription factor Sox-9-A-like — protein MRRRRADPGESETENKVISNFSRVNWHQSDSRMNLLDPYLKMTEEQDKCLSDAPSPSMSEDSAGSPCPSGSGSDTENTRPSENGLHRAGGALSDFKKDEDEKFPACIREAVSQVLKGYDWTLVPMPVRVNGSTKNKPHVKRPMNAFMVWAQAARRKLADQYPHLHNAELSKTLGKLWRLLNEGEKRPFVEEAERLRVQHKKDHPDYKYQPRRRKSVKTGQSESEDGSEQTHISTNAIFKALQQADSPASSMGEVASSGEHSGSQGPPTPPTTPKTDVSSGKVDLKREVALRPLPDGSTGRQLNIDFRDVDIGELSSDVISHIETFDVNEFDQYLPPNGHPCPPSGPGNATPVSYTGSYSISSGAQLSPQAGGGSAWMAKSQNQQGQHTLTPLGGGGGSEASQNQHRTQIKTEQLSPSHYSDPQGSPQHYSPFNLQHYSPSASYPAISRTQQYNYSDHQGGGTTTSYYSHAGASQGSGLYSTFSYMSSPSQRPMYSPIADTTGGPSIPQSSPQHWEQAPVYTQLTRP, from the exons ATGCGCAGAAGACGCGCGGATCCCGGGGAGTCAGAAACTG AAAACAAAGTCATCTCCAACTTTTCACGCGTAAATTGGCACCAATCGGATTCTCGTATGAATCTCCTCGACCCCTACCTGAAGATGACGGAGGAACAAGACAAGTGTCTCTCTGATGCCCCGAGCCCGAGCATGTCTGAGGACTCTGCAGGCTCTCCGTGCCCGTCCGGGTCGGGTTCGGACACCGAGAACACCCGGCCGTCGGAGAACGGGCTTCACAGGGCGGGCGGCGCCCTGAGCGATTTCAAGAAGGACGAGGACGAGAAGTTCCCCGCGTGCATCCGCGAGGCCGTGTCCCAGGTTCTGAAGGGCTACGACTGGACCCTCGTGCCGATGCCGGTGCGCGTTAACGGATCTACGAAGAACAAGCCTCACGTTAAGAGACCGATGAACGCCTTCATGGTGTGGGCTCAGGCTGCCCGGAGGAAGCTGGCGGATCAGTACCCTCACCTTCACAACGCAGAGCTCAGCAAGACTCTGGGCAAACTCTGGAG ACTTCTAAACGAAGGAGAGAAGCGGCCGTTTGTGGAGGAGGCTGAGAGGCTCCGCGTGCAGCACAAGAAGGATCACCCTGACTACAAGTACCAGCCAAGACGGAGGAAGTCTGTGAAGACCGGGCAAAGCGAGTCGGAGGACGGCAGCGAACAGACCCATATCTCCACCAACGCCATCTTCAAAGCTCTGCAGCAGGCGGACTCTCCGGCTTCCAGCATGGGGGAGGTGGCCTCCTCTGGCGAGCACTCAG gCTCACAGGGCCCCCCTACCCCTCCCACCACCCCGAAGACTGATGTCAGCTCAGGTAAAGTGGACCTGAAGCGGGAGGTGGCTCTCCGCCCCTTGCCTGATGGCTCCACCGGACGCCAGCTCAACATCGACTTCCGCGACGTGGACATCGGCGAGCTGAGCAGTGATGTCATATCTCACATTGAAACTTTTGACGTCAATGAGTTTGACCAGTATCTGCCCCCTAACGGCCACCCCTGCCCCCCCAGCGGCCCAGGCAacgccactcctgtcagctacaCGGGCAGCTACAGCATCAGCAGTGGAGCCCAGCTGAGCCCGCAGGCGGGAGGAGGGTCAGCTTGGATGgctaaaagccaaaaccagCAAGGACAGCACACCCTGACCCCCCTGGGGGGTGGCGGGGGCTCAGAGGCCTCTCAGAACCAGCACAGGACCCAGATCAAGACAGAGCAGCTGAGCCCAAGTCACTACAGCGACCCACAGGGCTCCCCCCAGCACTACAGCCCCTTCAACCTGCAGCACTACAGCCCCTCCGCCTCCTACCCGGCCATCTCCAGGACACAGCAGTACAACTACTCTGACCACCAGGGGGGGGGCACCACCACCTCCTACTACAGCCACGCTGGGGCAAGCCAAGGCTCTGGCTTGTACTCAACCTTCAGCTACATGAGCAGCCCCAGCCAGAGGCCCATGTACTCCCCCATCGCTGACACCACTGGGGGGCCATCCATCCCACAGAGCAGCCCCCAACACTGGGAGCAGGCTCCAGTTTACACCCAGCTCACTCGACCCTGA